One Microbacterium keratanolyticum DNA window includes the following coding sequences:
- a CDS encoding HesB/IscA family protein, protein MTDTTASIAPAHGVTLSDAAALKVKSLLEQEGRDDLRLRVAVQPGGCSGLIYQLYFDERYLEGDETVDFDGVEVIIDNMSVPYLDGASIDFKDTISEQGFTIDNPNAGGSCACGDSFH, encoded by the coding sequence ATGACTGACACCACTGCATCGATCGCACCGGCCCACGGCGTCACCCTGAGCGACGCGGCAGCCCTGAAGGTGAAGAGCCTTCTCGAGCAGGAGGGCCGCGATGACCTGCGTCTTCGTGTCGCCGTCCAGCCCGGCGGCTGCTCGGGTCTGATCTACCAGCTGTACTTCGACGAGCGCTACCTCGAGGGCGACGAGACGGTCGACTTCGATGGCGTGGAGGTCATCATCGACAACATGAGTGTTCCGTACCTCGACGGCGCGTCGATCGATTTCAAGGACACGATCTCCGAGCAGGGTTTCACGATCGACAACCCGAACGCGGGCGGTTCCTGCGCCTGTGGCGACAGCTTCCACTGA
- a CDS encoding cytochrome c oxidase subunit 4, protein MRSNVVLWWLLAIFFLIVTAVYVGWNLATYTDLPFVNAVEWVGTIALLFSALMSAMIGFYLSRTHKAQGGELPEDILTADIDDGDPELGEFSPWSWWPIVLAGSAAVFVVGLAVGHFLLPMGLALFVVAIVGWVYEYYRGHFAR, encoded by the coding sequence ATGCGCTCCAACGTTGTTCTCTGGTGGCTCCTCGCGATCTTCTTCCTGATCGTCACCGCGGTGTACGTGGGATGGAACCTCGCGACGTACACGGATCTTCCGTTCGTCAACGCCGTGGAATGGGTCGGCACCATCGCCCTGCTCTTCTCGGCGCTGATGTCAGCGATGATCGGCTTCTACCTGTCGCGTACGCATAAGGCGCAGGGTGGCGAGCTTCCGGAAGACATCCTCACTGCGGACATCGACGACGGAGACCCTGAGCTCGGCGAGTTCAGCCCGTGGTCCTGGTGGCCGATCGTTCTCGCCGGTTCCGCAGCGGTTTTCGTTGTCGGTCTCGCTGTCGGACACTTCCTGCTCCCGATGGGTCTCGCACTCTTCGTCGTCGCAATCGTCGGCTGGGTGTACGAGTACTACCGCGGACACTTCGCACGCTGA
- a CDS encoding dipeptidase, whose amino-acid sequence MTSPSASVTASDDRESAVAEAVATGIPRALADLGDLVRIPGIAWPSFDQTQLERSAAAVARLAEETGAFDEVCVLRAGIPGTDEKGQPAVLATRAARNGKPTILLYAHHDVQPPGDDALWESPPFEPTVRDGRMYGRGAADDKAGVMAHIAAIRAVGETLADDLDLGITLFIEGEEEYGSRSFGQFLDDNTDALRADAIVVADSGNWDSQTPGLTVSLRGAARFTLTVRTLDHASHSGMFGGAVPDSMMATIRLLDTLWDENGSVAVEGMAVRDAETPAYTEETLRSEAGLLDGVSPIGDGSILSRIWNKPAITIIGIDATSVDAASNTLSPSTTVVVSARVAPGQSAEDAYAAMEAHLRANAPFGAELTFSDLDLGNGFLVDTAGWAVGATRAAMKDAYGVAPVDLGVGGSIPFIADLVEKFPGAQILVTGVEDPHSRAHSPNESLHLDTFRHAVGTEALLLTRMNEVELSS is encoded by the coding sequence ATGACATCTCCTTCTGCTTCGGTGACCGCTTCTGACGACCGCGAGAGCGCTGTGGCTGAGGCAGTCGCGACAGGGATCCCTCGCGCACTGGCAGATCTCGGCGATCTCGTGCGCATCCCGGGCATCGCGTGGCCGTCGTTCGATCAGACCCAGCTCGAGCGCAGTGCCGCCGCCGTGGCGCGCCTCGCCGAGGAGACGGGTGCGTTCGACGAGGTATGCGTCCTGCGGGCCGGGATCCCCGGAACTGACGAGAAGGGGCAGCCTGCTGTTCTGGCCACGCGCGCCGCCCGAAACGGGAAGCCGACCATTCTGCTCTATGCGCACCATGACGTGCAGCCTCCCGGAGACGACGCCCTCTGGGAAAGCCCGCCGTTCGAGCCGACTGTTCGCGACGGACGCATGTACGGGCGCGGTGCCGCGGATGACAAGGCCGGCGTGATGGCGCACATCGCAGCGATCCGTGCCGTGGGCGAGACGCTGGCAGACGACCTCGATCTGGGCATCACGCTGTTCATCGAGGGGGAGGAGGAGTACGGTTCGCGCTCCTTCGGACAGTTCCTCGACGACAACACCGACGCGTTGCGGGCGGACGCCATCGTCGTTGCTGACTCCGGCAACTGGGACTCGCAGACTCCGGGTCTCACCGTGTCACTGCGCGGAGCGGCGCGCTTCACCCTGACGGTGCGCACGCTCGACCACGCATCTCACTCCGGGATGTTCGGCGGCGCGGTTCCCGACTCGATGATGGCCACGATCCGCCTGCTCGACACGCTGTGGGATGAGAACGGGTCCGTCGCTGTCGAGGGCATGGCTGTCCGAGACGCTGAGACACCGGCGTACACGGAAGAGACGCTTCGCTCCGAAGCGGGGCTGCTCGACGGGGTGTCGCCGATCGGAGACGGCAGCATCCTCAGCCGGATCTGGAACAAGCCGGCGATCACGATCATCGGCATCGACGCGACGAGCGTGGACGCCGCCTCGAACACGCTCTCGCCCTCGACGACGGTCGTCGTCAGCGCGCGCGTCGCCCCCGGGCAGAGCGCGGAAGATGCGTATGCCGCGATGGAGGCGCACCTGCGGGCGAACGCGCCGTTCGGAGCCGAGCTCACCTTCTCGGATCTCGACCTCGGCAACGGATTCCTCGTCGACACCGCCGGATGGGCCGTGGGCGCCACCCGTGCGGCGATGAAGGACGCCTACGGTGTCGCACCCGTCGATCTCGGAGTCGGCGGCTCCATCCCGTTCATCGCGGATCTCGTCGAAAAGTTCCCCGGCGCACAGATCCTGGTGACCGGCGTCGAAGATCCGCACTCGCGTGCGCACAGCCCCAATGAGTCGCTGCATCTCGATACGTTCCGGCATGCCGTCGGCACGGAGGCGCTTCTGCTGACGCGGATGAACGAGGTCGAGCTCTCCTCCTGA
- the qcrC gene encoding cytochrome bc1 complex diheme cytochrome c subunit — MAREKKRRSNGRRSPLAAAALIGAGLLITGGVYAGASAAFATTEQTSVTAQVSAEEGEKLFQANCATCHGLDLQGTPDGPSLYGVGELAVEFQMSTGRMPMQMSGPQAPQKQPQFTQEQIESIAAFVQTIAPGPSYPEERILDGEGDIAHGAELFRINCAMCHNVAAAGGALTEGKWAPSLANTSALHLYAAMATGPQNMPVFSDTNLSPEDKRDIISALLFQQQAVQVGGFTLGSLGPVSEGLFIWIFGIGALIAVTVWITAKSN, encoded by the coding sequence ATGGCACGAGAGAAGAAGCGCCGCTCCAACGGTCGCCGCAGCCCGCTGGCTGCAGCAGCCCTCATTGGAGCAGGCCTCCTGATCACCGGCGGTGTGTACGCCGGAGCATCCGCGGCGTTCGCAACGACCGAGCAGACCAGCGTCACCGCGCAGGTCTCGGCAGAAGAAGGCGAGAAGCTCTTCCAGGCCAACTGCGCCACCTGTCACGGACTCGACCTGCAGGGAACGCCCGATGGGCCGAGCCTGTACGGCGTTGGCGAGCTCGCCGTCGAGTTCCAGATGTCGACGGGCCGCATGCCCATGCAGATGAGTGGACCGCAGGCTCCTCAGAAGCAGCCGCAGTTCACCCAAGAGCAGATCGAGTCGATCGCGGCCTTCGTGCAGACGATCGCCCCGGGTCCCAGCTACCCGGAGGAGCGCATCCTCGACGGCGAAGGCGACATCGCACACGGTGCGGAGCTGTTCCGCATCAACTGCGCGATGTGCCACAACGTCGCCGCAGCCGGTGGCGCTCTGACCGAGGGCAAGTGGGCTCCATCGCTCGCCAACACCAGCGCACTGCACCTGTACGCCGCGATGGCGACCGGACCGCAGAACATGCCCGTCTTCAGCGACACCAACCTCTCGCCGGAAGACAAGCGCGACATCATCTCGGCACTCCTGTTCCAGCAGCAGGCTGTGCAGGTCGGTGGCTTCACGCTCGGATCACTCGGACCTGTGTCTGAGGGTCTGTTCATCTGGATCTTCGGTATCGGCGCGCTCATCGCCGTGACCGTATGGATCACCGCGAAGTCCAACTGA
- the ctaD gene encoding aa3-type cytochrome oxidase subunit I — MTTTLPGTTEAQPRPTTLPPRQAALLSSTRVEEKGNLIVKWITSTDHKTIGYMYLIASVIFFLLGGVMALVIRAELFAPGMQIVPTKEQYNQLFTMHGTIMLLMFATPLFAGFANAILPLQLGAPDVAFPRLNAFAFWLFSFGSIIAVAGFLTPQGAASFGWFAYQPLANASFSPGAGGNLWMLGLGISGFGTILGAVNFITTVITMRAPGMTMWRMPIFSWNTLVTSLLILMAFPVLAAAILSAAADRVLGAHIFDPANGGVLLWQHLFWFFGHPEVYIIALPFFGIVSEIFPVFSRKPIFGYKTLVYATIAIAALSVAVWAHHMYVTGSVLLPFFALMTMLIAVPTGVKIFNWIGTMWRGSVTFESPMVFSLGFLVSFVFGGLTGVILASPPLDFFLSDSYFVVAHFHYVVFGTVVFAMFAGFYFWWPKWTGRMLNERLAYVHFWLLFIGFHMTFLIQHWLGVDGMPRRYADYSEFDNWTWQNQVSTIGAIILGASMLPFFLNVWITARKAPKVTVNDPWGYGASLEWATSCPPPRHNFTSIPRIRSERPAFDLNHPEAAEHPVAAAGEGKAH; from the coding sequence ATGACGACAACTCTTCCGGGCACCACTGAGGCGCAGCCGCGCCCCACGACGCTCCCGCCGCGACAGGCCGCTCTCCTCTCTTCCACTCGTGTGGAGGAGAAGGGCAACCTGATCGTCAAGTGGATCACCTCCACAGACCACAAGACGATCGGATACATGTATCTGATCGCCTCCGTGATCTTCTTCCTGCTCGGTGGTGTGATGGCGCTTGTCATCCGTGCTGAGCTGTTCGCTCCCGGCATGCAGATCGTGCCGACGAAGGAGCAGTACAACCAGCTGTTCACGATGCACGGCACGATCATGCTGCTCATGTTCGCGACGCCGCTCTTCGCTGGTTTCGCGAATGCGATCCTGCCGCTGCAGCTCGGTGCGCCCGATGTGGCGTTCCCCCGTCTGAACGCCTTCGCGTTCTGGCTGTTCTCCTTCGGCTCGATCATCGCGGTCGCGGGCTTCCTGACGCCCCAGGGTGCGGCATCCTTCGGATGGTTCGCCTACCAGCCGCTGGCCAACGCCTCGTTCTCGCCAGGAGCCGGTGGAAACCTCTGGATGCTCGGTCTGGGCATCTCCGGTTTCGGAACGATCCTCGGCGCGGTGAACTTCATCACGACCGTGATCACGATGCGCGCTCCGGGTATGACGATGTGGCGCATGCCGATCTTCTCCTGGAACACGCTGGTCACCAGCCTCCTCATCCTGATGGCGTTCCCCGTGCTCGCCGCTGCGATCCTCTCGGCGGCAGCTGACCGTGTGCTCGGCGCTCACATCTTCGACCCGGCCAACGGCGGTGTGCTCCTCTGGCAGCACCTCTTCTGGTTCTTCGGTCACCCCGAGGTCTACATCATCGCGCTGCCGTTCTTCGGCATCGTCTCCGAGATCTTCCCGGTCTTCAGCCGTAAGCCGATCTTCGGATACAAGACTCTCGTCTACGCGACCATCGCGATCGCTGCGCTGTCCGTTGCCGTGTGGGCTCACCACATGTACGTCACCGGATCGGTTCTGCTTCCGTTCTTCGCGCTCATGACGATGCTCATCGCGGTTCCGACCGGTGTGAAGATCTTCAACTGGATCGGCACCATGTGGCGAGGTTCGGTGACCTTCGAGTCGCCGATGGTCTTCTCGCTGGGCTTCCTCGTGTCGTTCGTTTTCGGTGGTCTGACCGGCGTCATCCTGGCGTCGCCGCCGCTGGACTTCTTCCTCTCTGACTCGTACTTCGTGGTCGCGCACTTCCACTACGTCGTCTTCGGCACCGTGGTGTTCGCGATGTTCGCAGGCTTCTACTTCTGGTGGCCGAAGTGGACCGGTCGAATGCTCAATGAGCGTCTCGCCTACGTGCACTTCTGGCTGCTGTTCATCGGCTTCCACATGACGTTCCTCATTCAGCACTGGCTGGGTGTCGACGGCATGCCCCGCCGTTACGCGGACTACTCCGAGTTCGACAACTGGACGTGGCAGAACCAGGTCTCGACGATCGGTGCGATCATCCTCGGCGCCTCGATGCTGCCGTTCTTCCTCAACGTGTGGATCACGGCGCGCAAGGCTCCGAAGGTCACGGTCAACGACCCGTGGGGCTATGGCGCATCGCTTGAGTGGGCGACCTCCTGCCCGCCGCCGCGTCACAACTTCACGTCGATCCCGCGTATCCGCAGCGAGCGCCCCGCGTTCGATTTGAACCACCCGGAGGCTGCAGAGCACCCGGTCGCGGCCGCTGGTGAAGGAAAGGCCCACTAA
- the ctaC gene encoding aa3-type cytochrome oxidase subunit II — MPSKRRLRWVAIPLGVAAAVALAGCTPTELHGFLPGFVEDGTPATNQTDRVAALWVNSWIVLLAVGVITWALMAWAAIAYRRRKGQIGLPVQMRYNMPIEIFYTVVPFILVLGFFAFTARDQAIIETQYEDPDVEVVAIAKQWAWDFQYNGEEKDNTDAVWSMGVQAQPDKDGNIDQAALPTLVLPVDKEVRIELQSRDVIHSFWIIDFLYKKDMYIGKDNSWSFIPTREGTYQGKCAELCGEFHSMMLFNVEVVSEAEYEDYLASLREAGNTGDITDAYDRLSNLPGTGTSSEEGE, encoded by the coding sequence GTGCCCTCGAAACGCCGCCTTCGTTGGGTCGCTATTCCGCTGGGAGTAGCGGCAGCTGTGGCCCTGGCGGGATGTACTCCCACCGAACTCCACGGATTCCTTCCAGGCTTCGTCGAGGACGGAACGCCGGCCACGAACCAGACCGACCGTGTCGCGGCGCTCTGGGTGAACTCCTGGATCGTCCTCCTTGCCGTCGGCGTGATCACCTGGGCCCTCATGGCCTGGGCCGCGATCGCCTACCGCCGCCGCAAGGGCCAGATCGGCCTGCCGGTGCAGATGCGCTACAACATGCCGATCGAGATCTTCTACACGGTCGTGCCCTTCATCCTCGTCCTCGGCTTCTTTGCCTTCACCGCTCGTGACCAGGCGATCATCGAGACGCAGTACGAAGACCCTGACGTCGAGGTCGTCGCCATCGCCAAGCAGTGGGCATGGGACTTCCAGTACAACGGCGAAGAGAAGGACAACACAGACGCTGTCTGGAGCATGGGCGTTCAGGCTCAGCCCGACAAGGACGGCAACATCGACCAGGCGGCGCTTCCCACGCTCGTCCTGCCCGTCGACAAGGAAGTTCGCATCGAGCTTCAGTCGCGCGACGTGATCCACTCGTTCTGGATCATCGACTTCCTTTACAAGAAGGACATGTACATCGGCAAGGACAACTCCTGGTCCTTCATCCCCACTCGTGAGGGCACGTACCAGGGCAAGTGTGCGGAGCTCTGTGGTGAATTCCACTCGATGATGCTCTTCAACGTCGAGGTTGTCAGCGAAGCCGAGTACGAGGATTACCTCGCATCGCTCCGTGAGGCGGGCAACACCGGTGACATCACCGACGCCTATGACCGTCTCTCCAACCTTCCCGGCACCGGGACCAGCTCCGAGGAAGGGGAGTAA
- the qcrB gene encoding cytochrome bc1 complex cytochrome b subunit: MSTSTVREETKTKPLGGRFVGAASNYIDERTSISGFVKELGRKIFPDHWSFMLGEIALWSFVVVLLSGTFLTFFFQASMATTHYTGAFPPMRGMEMTAAFESALRISFDVRGGLLVRQIHHWAALVFIAGIGVHMLRVFFTGAFRKPRELNWVIGFVLFILALAEGFTGYSLPDDLLSGNGLRIIDGMIKGLPVIGTWTSFLLFGGEFPGTDIVGRLYTLHILILPLLVIAFVAVHLMLMIINKHTQFAGPGRTNDNVVGYPMMPVYMSKMGGYLFIVFGVIVLIASFFQILPFWDYGPYDPSPISAGTQPDWYIGFADGALRLAPSNWDVVFLNHTWSFGIIVPVLVLGLFIVAVAIYPFLEAWITGDKREHHIAQRPRNAATRTAIGVAGMIFYAVLWAAASSDLMATHFMLTMEGVILALQILLFAGPVIGYFVTKRICIALQKKDREIVLHGYESGRIVRLPGGEFIEVHQPVDVYDRWKLIDIDTYEPLVVRPNAKGRIPWTENVRSALSRWFFEDRLSPLTQAEVDAADAHAHHAVEHTDETAAQEVLEAHQRAGVSEDQIAAADEHIGETPNTPSSVIATEPVKKPRKKNTEGGE, translated from the coding sequence TTGAGTACCTCAACCGTCCGCGAAGAGACGAAGACTAAGCCGCTCGGCGGCCGCTTCGTCGGTGCCGCCTCGAACTACATCGACGAGCGCACCAGCATCTCCGGCTTCGTCAAGGAACTGGGTCGCAAGATCTTCCCTGACCACTGGTCGTTCATGCTCGGCGAGATCGCCCTGTGGAGCTTCGTCGTCGTGCTGCTGTCGGGTACCTTCCTGACCTTCTTCTTCCAGGCATCGATGGCTACCACCCACTACACGGGTGCGTTCCCTCCCATGCGCGGCATGGAGATGACGGCGGCCTTCGAGTCCGCTCTGCGTATCTCCTTCGACGTGCGCGGTGGGCTCCTGGTCCGTCAGATCCACCACTGGGCAGCTCTCGTGTTCATCGCCGGCATCGGCGTGCACATGCTGCGCGTCTTCTTCACCGGCGCGTTCCGCAAGCCGCGTGAGCTGAACTGGGTGATCGGCTTCGTGCTGTTCATCCTGGCTCTCGCCGAGGGATTCACGGGCTACTCGCTCCCCGACGACCTGCTCTCGGGCAACGGTCTCCGCATCATCGACGGAATGATCAAGGGTCTGCCGGTCATCGGCACCTGGACGTCCTTCCTGCTCTTCGGTGGCGAGTTCCCGGGTACCGACATCGTCGGGCGCCTGTACACACTGCACATCCTGATCCTGCCGCTGCTGGTGATCGCGTTCGTCGCGGTGCACCTCATGCTCATGATCATCAACAAGCACACGCAGTTCGCAGGCCCCGGCCGCACGAACGACAACGTCGTGGGCTACCCGATGATGCCCGTGTACATGTCGAAGATGGGTGGCTACCTGTTCATCGTCTTCGGTGTGATCGTGCTGATCGCGTCGTTCTTCCAGATCCTTCCGTTCTGGGATTACGGCCCCTACGACCCGTCCCCCATTTCGGCCGGTACTCAGCCTGACTGGTACATCGGCTTCGCGGATGGCGCGCTGCGTCTCGCTCCGTCGAACTGGGATGTCGTGTTCCTCAACCACACCTGGTCGTTCGGAATCATCGTTCCCGTGCTCGTCCTCGGTCTCTTCATCGTGGCCGTCGCGATCTACCCCTTCCTCGAGGCGTGGATCACGGGTGACAAGCGCGAGCACCACATCGCACAGCGTCCGCGCAACGCCGCGACGCGTACGGCGATCGGTGTGGCCGGAATGATCTTCTACGCAGTTCTCTGGGCCGCGGCATCCTCCGACCTGATGGCTACTCACTTCATGCTCACCATGGAGGGCGTGATCCTTGCTCTGCAGATCCTGCTCTTCGCGGGACCGGTGATCGGATACTTCGTCACGAAGCGCATCTGCATCGCGCTGCAGAAGAAGGATCGCGAGATCGTTCTGCACGGTTACGAGTCGGGCCGCATCGTCCGTCTCCCCGGTGGCGAGTTCATCGAGGTTCACCAGCCGGTCGACGTCTACGACCGCTGGAAGCTCATCGATATCGACACGTACGAGCCTCTGGTTGTGCGCCCGAACGCCAAGGGACGCATCCCGTGGACCGAGAACGTCCGTTCGGCGCTGTCGCGCTGGTTCTTCGAGGACCGCCTCTCCCCGCTCACGCAGGCTGAGGTCGACGCGGCTGACGCTCACGCTCACCACGCGGTAGAGCACACGGACGAGACGGCCGCTCAGGAGGTCCTCGAGGCCCACCAGCGCGCTGGTGTCTCCGAAGACCAGATCGCTGCAGCTGACGAGCACATCGGCGAGACGCCGAACACGCCCAGCTCGGTCATCGCGACCGAGCCCGTGAAGAAGCCTCGCAAGAAGAACACGGAGGGTGGCGAGTAA
- a CDS encoding quinone-dependent dihydroorotate dehydrogenase, whose amino-acid sequence MYPLLFRTVLSRLDPEFAHHAGMAVIRTLGVPPFSWITSALTRPATGQEVRALGLTFPSPFGVAAGFDKNAVGVRGLSALGFGHIEVGTVTAIPQEGNPKPRLFRLVPDRAVVNRMGFNNAGAEAAERRLQKLRRRRPRAVIGVNIGKSRVVEVEQATADYVSSAQRLAPLADYLAVNVSSPNTPGLRGLQAVETLAPLLQAVKTAAGTTPLLVKIAPDLPDEEITAIAEMAVKEGLAGIIATNTTISRDGLRTDPAVIDAAGAGGLSGAPLRERSREVLRIVRAAVPAEFCVISVGGIETADDVRERLAAGATLVQGYTAFLYRGPFWARQINRGLARAR is encoded by the coding sequence ATGTATCCACTGCTCTTTCGCACCGTTCTGTCCCGCCTCGATCCGGAATTCGCGCACCACGCGGGCATGGCGGTCATCCGCACTCTCGGCGTACCGCCGTTCTCCTGGATCACGAGCGCACTGACGCGACCCGCGACGGGGCAGGAGGTCCGTGCGCTGGGCCTGACCTTCCCGTCGCCGTTCGGCGTGGCCGCAGGCTTCGACAAGAACGCCGTGGGGGTGCGGGGGCTTTCCGCGCTCGGCTTCGGTCACATCGAAGTGGGGACCGTGACGGCGATCCCGCAGGAGGGAAACCCGAAACCGCGTCTGTTCCGCCTGGTCCCTGATCGTGCGGTCGTGAACCGGATGGGCTTCAACAACGCGGGTGCGGAGGCCGCCGAGCGTCGACTCCAGAAGCTGCGCCGTCGACGTCCGCGCGCGGTGATCGGCGTGAACATCGGAAAGAGCCGCGTCGTCGAGGTCGAGCAGGCGACAGCCGACTACGTCTCTTCCGCGCAGAGGCTTGCGCCGCTGGCGGACTACCTGGCGGTCAACGTGTCCTCTCCGAACACCCCGGGACTCCGCGGCCTTCAGGCTGTGGAGACCCTCGCGCCGCTCCTGCAGGCGGTCAAGACTGCTGCCGGGACGACACCGCTCCTGGTGAAGATCGCCCCTGACCTGCCGGACGAGGAGATCACCGCGATCGCCGAGATGGCGGTGAAGGAGGGGCTCGCCGGAATCATCGCGACGAACACGACGATCTCCCGTGATGGTCTCCGTACCGATCCCGCCGTCATCGACGCCGCCGGAGCGGGCGGACTCTCGGGAGCGCCCCTGCGGGAGCGGTCGAGAGAAGTGCTCCGCATCGTGCGCGCCGCGGTGCCCGCCGAGTTCTGCGTCATCTCTGTGGGTGGCATCGAGACCGCGGATGATGTCCGCGAGCGCCTCGCCGCCGGGGCCACGCTGGTGCAGGGCTACACCGCATTCCTCTACCGCGGCCCGTTCTGGGCACGTCAGATCAACCGCGGACTTGCACGCGCACGCTGA
- the qcrA gene encoding cytochrome bc1 complex Rieske iron-sulfur subunit — translation MANDDDSKALDRAYQPSPGLGVAVSDPVQNPGLPPHRERMTDKDPKAMKAAVRTVYTLFYLSVAGSIWAVAAYMLFPIESGALIDVRHNNMFIGIGIAFALLAIGIGAIHWSKAIMSDKEYIEERHPTRGKDATREAAIKAFADANEESGFGRRTMIRNSLIAALVASVVPGITLFRGLAPFNTPENPIAGDPVALLSHTMWREGMRLARDPDGTPIRAADVQLGNAVHVIPEPLSELSHHDGYLEEKAKAIVLLMRLRPEQLIESEERKSWSYDGIVAYSKVCTHVGCPVALYEQQTHHLLCPCHQSQFDVTEHAKVIFGPAARPLPQLPIAVDDEGYLVAQSDFHEPVGPSFWERH, via the coding sequence ATGGCAAACGACGACGACTCGAAGGCTCTTGACAGGGCCTACCAGCCCTCCCCCGGGCTGGGCGTCGCAGTCAGCGATCCCGTGCAGAACCCGGGTCTCCCGCCGCATCGCGAGCGGATGACCGACAAGGACCCGAAGGCCATGAAGGCCGCGGTCCGCACGGTCTACACCCTGTTCTACCTGTCGGTCGCCGGCAGCATCTGGGCGGTTGCCGCCTACATGCTGTTCCCGATCGAGAGCGGCGCGCTGATCGATGTCCGACACAACAACATGTTCATCGGCATCGGAATCGCTTTCGCCCTTCTGGCGATCGGTATCGGCGCGATCCACTGGTCCAAGGCGATCATGTCGGACAAGGAGTACATCGAGGAGCGTCACCCGACTCGCGGTAAGGACGCCACTCGCGAAGCAGCGATCAAGGCGTTCGCTGACGCCAACGAGGAGTCCGGTTTCGGACGCCGCACGATGATCCGCAACTCCCTGATCGCCGCACTCGTGGCATCGGTTGTTCCCGGCATCACGCTGTTCCGCGGACTCGCTCCGTTCAACACGCCGGAGAACCCGATTGCGGGTGACCCCGTGGCACTGCTGAGCCACACGATGTGGCGAGAAGGCATGCGTCTTGCCCGGGACCCCGACGGCACTCCCATCCGTGCAGCGGATGTGCAGCTCGGCAACGCCGTGCACGTGATTCCCGAGCCGCTCTCCGAGCTCAGCCACCACGACGGCTACCTCGAAGAGAAGGCGAAGGCGATCGTTCTACTGATGCGTCTGCGCCCAGAGCAGCTCATCGAGAGCGAAGAGCGCAAGAGCTGGTCGTACGACGGCATCGTCGCGTACTCCAAGGTCTGCACGCACGTCGGCTGCCCTGTTGCCCTGTACGAGCAGCAGACCCACCACCTGCTGTGCCCGTGCCACCAGTCGCAGTTCGATGTGACGGAGCACGCCAAGGTCATCTTCGGCCCGGCAGCTCGTCCGCTGCCGCAGCTGCCGATTGCTGTCGATGACGAGGGCTACCTCGTCGCGCAGAGCGACTTCCACGAACCCGTCGGCCCTAGCTTCTGGGAGCGCCATTGA
- a CDS encoding rhodanese-like domain-containing protein — MIDRASYFAAKLAYETDPGDVYLAQRRGESPVIIDVRSSEAWAQGRVAGAVHMHYSEIPARAPLEIPRDAEVIVYCWSPGCNAGAKGALAFSELGYSVREMIGGYEYWVREGYPIENIEGVFRFPVDPTTGVPRIRTHA; from the coding sequence ATGATCGATCGCGCCTCATACTTCGCTGCCAAGCTCGCCTACGAGACGGACCCGGGGGACGTGTACCTGGCGCAACGTCGGGGCGAATCACCTGTCATCATCGACGTCCGGTCCTCCGAGGCCTGGGCGCAGGGACGCGTCGCCGGAGCAGTTCACATGCACTACAGCGAGATCCCTGCACGAGCTCCCTTAGAGATCCCCCGTGACGCCGAGGTGATCGTGTACTGCTGGAGTCCGGGCTGCAACGCCGGCGCCAAGGGCGCACTGGCATTCTCTGAGCTCGGCTACAGCGTGCGCGAGATGATCGGCGGCTACGAGTACTGGGTGCGTGAAGGCTATCCGATCGAGAACATCGAGGGCGTCTTCCGTTTCCCTGTCGATCCGACGACCGGAGTGCCGCGGATTCGCACCCACGCGTAG
- a CDS encoding DUF3043 domain-containing protein has protein sequence MANSPVSPSTNDDSAENAAHGKGRPTPSRAEQEAARKRPLVANTKEERARARAELQARREKARVGMEKGDDRYLPVRDKGPQRRWVRDYVDAGWHLSEWVMPMMVLVIIASLVPNVTVAYWSFLVLWVYIIFAVGNMIFLGVRVKRKAAEKFGAERREKGLGWYAAMRSLQMRFMRLPKPQVKRGQYPE, from the coding sequence GTGGCCAACTCCCCCGTCTCACCGTCGACGAACGACGACTCCGCCGAGAACGCAGCGCACGGCAAGGGCCGTCCGACACCTTCGCGCGCCGAGCAGGAGGCCGCCCGCAAGCGCCCCCTCGTCGCCAACACGAAGGAGGAGCGCGCCCGCGCACGCGCAGAACTCCAGGCACGCCGCGAGAAGGCACGCGTCGGCATGGAGAAGGGCGACGACCGCTACCTTCCCGTCCGCGACAAGGGCCCGCAGCGCCGCTGGGTGCGTGACTACGTGGACGCCGGCTGGCACCTCAGTGAGTGGGTCATGCCGATGATGGTGCTCGTCATCATCGCCTCGCTCGTCCCGAACGTGACGGTCGCCTACTGGTCGTTCCTCGTGCTCTGGGTCTACATCATCTTCGCCGTCGGAAACATGATCTTCCTCGGTGTGCGTGTCAAGCGGAAGGCCGCCGAGAAGTTCGGGGCAGAGCGCCGAGAGAAGGGTCTCGGCTGGTACGCCGCGATGCGTTCGCTGCAGATGCGATTCATGCGTCTCCCGAAGCCGCAGGTCAAGCGCGGCCAGTACCCCGAGTAG